One genomic window of Cannabis sativa cultivar Pink pepper isolate KNU-18-1 chromosome 2, ASM2916894v1, whole genome shotgun sequence includes the following:
- the LOC115720155 gene encoding uncharacterized protein LOC115720155, giving the protein MCIALEESLYLGLPSSMGRNKATTLGYLKEKLRKRLQAWGTKFLSRAGKEILIKTVAQALPSYAMSVFLLPLEIIRDMESMMAKSWWQSSSNSPSSIHWMSWKRLYGHKSKGARYFPHGSFLTATIGPNPSFIWHSILEAQSLVKQGSRWVVGDGKNVSILGEPWLSDVENPLIISNYPSLHNAKVCNLLSMDGFGWETAILEDLLVPWGVQLVQSIPFQSQPGEDVLTWLNDSSGIYIVRSAYKLLQQLSGDFTLDASAEDKFWKKLWQHKTPPKMKNLVWRAAKGCLPTMSQLL; this is encoded by the exons ATGTGCATTGCCCTCGAGGAGAGTTTGTATCTTGGTCTTCCGAGTTCTATGGGGCGGAACAAAGCAACGACTTTGGGTTACTTAAAGGAAAAGCTAAGGAAACGACTTCAAGCCTGGGGCACTAAATTTCTTTCCAGAGCGGGTAAGGAGATTCTTATTAAAACGGTGGCTCAAGCCCTTCCTAGCTATGCCATGAGTGTCTTCTTACTTCCTCTTGAGATTATTAGAGACATGGAAAGCATGATGGCAAAGTCTTGGTGGCAGTCCTCTAGTAATTCTCCTTCAAGTATTCATTGGATGTCCTGGAAGCGTCTTTATGGTCACAAAAGTAAGGGTG CCAGATATTTTCCCCATGGTTCGTTCCTCACGGCTACTATTGGTCCAAACCCAAGCTTCATTTGGCATAGTATTTTGGAAGCTCAGTCACTAGTGAAACAAGGCTCGAGATGGGTTGTTGGTGATGGAAAAAACGTTTCTATTTTGGGGGAACCGTGGCTGTCTGATGTAGAAAACCCTCTGATTATTTCTAACTATCCTAGTCTCCATAATGCTAAAGTTTGTAATTTGCTCTCTATGGATGGTTTTGGGTGGGAAACTGCTATCTTAGAGGACTTGTTGGTGCCTTGGGGCGTCCAGCTGGTACAGAGTATTCCCTTTCAATCTCAGCCTGGTGAAGATGTTCTTACTTGGTTGAATGACTCTTCTGGGATATACATAGTTAGGAGCGCTTACAAGTTACTTCAGCAACTTAGTGGTGACTTCACTCTTGATGCCTCAGCTGAAGAcaagttttggaaaaagttATGGCAACATAAAACTCCtccgaaaatgaaaaatctggTGTGGCGTGCGGCTAAAGGTTGCCTTCCTACAATGTCTCAACTGTTGTAA
- the LOC115720291 gene encoding probable linoleate 9S-lipoxygenase 5, whose product MESGKKIKGVVILTKKNVLPRGTNATSDSVVEPAAADISGQEVSLQLVSAVHGNGVKGNVGEPAYLEKLDSYDISTLSPRDIAFKVAFDKNESIGVPGALIIKNSGSDEFYVKTITLVDVPGEGHVHFVCNSWVYPFTKYDYDRVFFTNKSYLPSETPEPLRQYRGQELLNLRGNGTGELQVWDRVYDYAYYNDLGNPDKSPKLARQTLGGSSNFPYPRRGRTGRPPTQTDPNCESRLDIKKSLTIYVPRDEQFNHVKMSDFLAYGLLSIAQAIKPALESYFDETPGEFDSFQDVLDLYKGGLKLPKEVVDNIKKDVPSEMLEEIFHIEAGQFIKYPLPHVIKEDTSAWRTDEEFGREMVAGVNPLVIRRLEEFPPTSKLNPQVYGNQTSKITEEHILNHLDGLVVHEALKSKRLFILDLHDAFMPYLRRINTTPTKTYATRTLLFLKDDGTLKPLAIELSLPHPKGDIYGSVSKVYTPAENGVENTIWQLAKAYVAVNDSGYHQLISHWLHTHAVIEPFVIVTNRQLSVVHPIYKLLQPHFRDTMNINSLARQALINADGPLELTVFPRKYSMEMSAVIYKDWVFPEQALPADLLKRGVAIKDPNSPHGLRLLIEDYPYAVDGLEIWSAIHSWVEEYCSYYYKTDDIIQKDSELQAWWKELVEVGHGDKKNEPWWPKMQTRGELVESCATVIWIASALHAAVNFGQYPYAGYSPNRPTVSRQFMPVQGTAEYELLRTDPEKGFLETITAELQTLIGISLIEILSRHTSDEVYLGQTDTPEWTAEVDTLQAFERFGKKLDVIGNRIMSRNTDPNLKNRVGPVKFPYTLLYPTSGKGLTSKGIPNSVSI is encoded by the exons ATGGAGAGTGGGAAGAAAATCAAGGGGGTGGTGATATTGACGAAGAAGAATGTGTTGCCCAGGGGCACCAACGCCACCTCTGATTCTGTTGTTGAACCCGCCGCCGCAGACATCTCAGGCCAGGAAGTTTCTCTTCAGCTCGTTAGTGCTGTTCAtg GCAATGGAGTGAAAGGAAATGTAGGAGAACCAGCTTACCTAGAGAAATTGGATTCATATGATATTAGTACCTTATCTCCACGCGACATAGCTTTCAAGGTTGCCTTCGATAAGAACGAGAGTATTGGAGTTCCTGGAGCTTTGATCATCAAGAATAGTGGCAGTGACGAGTTCTATGTCAAGACCATCACCCTCGTTGATGTTCCCGGTGAAGGTCACGTTCACTTCGTCTGCAACTCTTGGGTTTACCCTTTTACAAAATACGATTATGATCGTGTTTTCTTCACCAACAAG TCATATCTTCCAAGTGAAACACCTGAACCACTACGTCAGTACAGAGGACAAGAGCTTCTCAACTTGAGAGGAAATGGAACAGGAGAGCTCCAAGTGTGGGATAGAGTATATGATTATGCTTACTACAATGATTTGGGTAATCCTGATAAGAGTCCAAAATTAGCTCGTCAAACCCTTGGAGGGTCTAGTAACTTTCCTTACCCACGTAGAGGAAGAACTGGCAGACCACCTACCCAAACAG atccCAACTGTGAAAGTAGGTTGGATATTAAGAAGAGTTTAACCATTTATGTTCCACGGGATGAACAATTTAACCATGTGAAGATGTCTGACTTTCTTGCTTATGGACTGTTGTCAATAGCTCAGGCCATTAAACCTGCACTGGAGTCTTATTTTGATGAGACACCAGGTGAATTTGATAGCTTTCAGGATGTGCTTGACTTGTACAAAGGGGGACTTAAGCTACCGAAGGAAGTAGTTGACAACATCAAGAAAGATGTCCCTTCTGAAATGCTTGAGGAAATTTTTCATATTGAGGCTGGACAATTCATCAAATATCCTCTGCCTCATGTGATTAAAG AGGATACATCTGCATGGAGGACTGATGAAGAATTTGGAAGAGAAATGGTGGCTGGAGTCAATCCTCTTGTCATTCGCCGCCTcgaa GAATTTCCACCAACAAGCAAGTTAAATCCTCAAGTTTATGGTAATCAAACTAGTAAAATTACTGAAGAACACATACTGAATCACTTGGACGGGCTTGTTGTACATGAG GCACTTAAAAGTAAGAGATTATTTATATTAGATCTCCATGATGCATTCATGCCATATCTTAGAAGGATAAATACAACACCGACAAAGACTTACGCCACTAGAACACTCTTGTTTCTGAAAGATGATGGTACTTTGAAGCCCTTGGCCATCGAATTAAGCTTACCACATCCAAAGGGAGACATATATGGCTCAGTTAGTAAAGTATATACCCCAGCTGAAAATGGTGTTGAAAATACCATTTGGCAACTTGCTAAAGCTTATGTAGCTGTAAATgactcaggctatcatcagttgatcAGTCACTG GTTGCATACACATGCCGTGATTGAGCCATTTGTGATCGTTACAAATAGGCAGCTAAGCGTGGTCCACCCAATTTATAAACTTTTACAGCCTCATTTTCGAGACACTATGAATATAAATTCACTTGCTAGGCAGGCTCTCATTAATGCTGATGGTCCTCTGGAATTGACAGTTTTTCCAAGAAAGTATTCCATGGAGATGTCAGCAGTAATCTATAAGGATTGGGTCTTTCCTGAGCAAGCACTCCCTGCTGATCTCTTAAAGAG AGGAGTGGCAATCAAGGATCCAAATTCTCCACATGGTCTACGCTTACTTATAGAGGACTACCCATATGCTGTTGATGGGCTTGAGATATGGTCTGCAATTCATTCATGGGTTGAAGAGTATTGCTCCTACTACTACAAGACTGATGATATTATCCAAAAGGACTCAGAACTTCAAGCATGGTGGAAGGAACTCGTAGAGGTGGGTCATGGTGACAAGAAAAATGAGCCTTGGTGGCCTAAAATGCAAACCCGTGGAGAGCTAGTAGAATCATGTGCCACAGTGATATGGATTGCTTCTGCTCTCCATGCAGCAGTAAACTTTGGACAGTACCCTTACGCAGGATACTCTCCAAATCGCCCTACAGTAAGTCGTCAGTTCATGCCTGTTCAAGGTACTGCAGAATATGAGTTACTTCGAACTGACCCTGAAAAGGGTTTCTTGGAGACAATTACTGCAGAGCTGCAAACCCTTATTGGGATTTCCCTCATTGAGATTTTGTCGAGACATACTTCAGATGAGGTGTATCTTGGGCAGACAGACACTCCTGAGTGGACAGCTGAAGTTGATACCCTGCAAGCCTTTGAGAGGTTTGGAAAGAAACTTGATGTAATTGGAAATAGAATTATGAGTCGGAACACTGATCCAAATTTGAAGAACCGGGTTGGACCTGTCAAGTTTCCATACACTCTATTGTATCCTACAAGTGGGAAAGGGCTCACTTCTAAAGGGATTCCCAACAGCGTCTCAATCTAA
- the LOC133034486 gene encoding uncharacterized protein LOC133034486, whose translation MDAETTLHALVSCPVAAAVWNRVGIGTLLHQQMSFLDWCMERFTMLNTDQSYVLVAVCWALWNARNDKVWQNKSVGVESIVFSATNYLNQWHIAQKLSNELLFSGYIPGDGAEQWNAPIDSSIKVNVDAAVFSDSSSYGVGFVARDRGGLLVEGGIKLFHGSTTPEVAEAIGVREALSWITDHPWTNVTLETDCLSVVQSMRSSMSMVLMFGKVISECKTLFHALHNVSFYFVKRSANIVAHSFARAAISHPDHRFNLDNVPVELLPCLVTELIV comes from the coding sequence ATGGATGCCGAAACCACTCTTCATGCCCTTGTTTCTTGTCCAGTGGCTGCTGCTGTATGGAACCGCGTGGGGATAGGAACTTTGTTGCATCAGCAAATGTCCTTCCTTGACTGGTGTATGGAGCGGTTTACAATGTTGAATACAGACCAATCTTACGTGCTTGTGGCGGTATGTTGGGCACTTTGGAATGCTAGGAATGACAAGGTTTGGCAAAACAAATCTGTAGGAGTCGAGAGCATTGTTTTTTCGGCTACAAACTACCTTAATCAATGGCATATTGCTCAAAAATTAAGCAATGAATTGCTTTTCTCTGGGTACATCCCGGGAGACGGTGCTGAGCAATGGAATGCCCCAATTGATAGTAGTATTAAGGTTAATGTTGATGCAGCGGTGTTTAGTGATTCCTCATCTTATGGAGTCGGCTTTGTGGCTAGAGATCGTGGTGGCCTCCTTGTGGAAGGTGGTATAAAGCTTTTCCATGGTTCAACGACGCCGGAAGTAGCAGAAGCTATTGGTGTTCGAGAGGCCTTAAGTTGGATCACAGACCATCCGTGGACCAACGTCACCTTGGAAACCGACTGTCTCTCGGTTGTTCAATCTATGCGAAGTTCTATGTCCATGGTTTTGATGTTTGGCAAAGTGATTAGTGAATGTAAAACCTTATTTCATGCTTTGCAtaatgtttctttttattttgtaaagcgATCAGCAAATATAGTTGCTCACTCTTTTGCTAGAGCTGCTATATCCCACCCTGATCATCGTTTCAACTTGGACAATGTTCCTGTTGAGTTGTTGCCTTGTTTGGTAACTGAATTAATCGTTTAA